A window of the Hordeum vulgare subsp. vulgare chromosome 5H, MorexV3_pseudomolecules_assembly, whole genome shotgun sequence genome harbors these coding sequences:
- the LOC123397661 gene encoding putative FBD-associated F-box protein At5g56440: MEAGGSSRSTATRKRKSAALEVDCYRPLAAPPDPGAAEHDGCGDGRDLHHMRNLGDLPDDMLLKIISLLPIKQGCRTQILARRWRPLWRSLPLNIDCADIVHSNDGKLGDVLQRIISSHQGVCHRFSIRPELSTDMDNDAAVDACLLSSTLDKLKELEFYRRRWHNWQPMPVPALIFRFSPTLCVAKFGHFTLTDDALQGIQFPQLKKLVLHYVYLSDFSLNSMVARSPSLEFLLIIRCTGARRLRTNSFTLRTIAVDNHSPDPSIEELVIESASHLQTLIHLEHNHDLHIATLSVPKLETLGCTNSMRLVLGSTDIRHHPGPRIRGLATVACKIKCLVLGMATLNLDMVIELLTTFPCLEKLYIQCQKSWKNNLWRRKYRGLITSTCFDIHVKTIVLDYYRGRKSDIDFVTFFVLNARVLEKMKLLVKTNDDKFLAIHRHRLQLENMASHGAHINFRLKASDVCISNIYNLCIQENILNL; this comes from the exons ATGGAGGCCGGCGGTAGTAGTAGGAGTACGGCTACCCGGAAGAGGAAGTCAGCCGCACTCGAGGTCGATTGCTATCGGCCTCTGGCGGCACCGCCCGATCCCGGAGCGGCTGAACACGATGGGTGCGGAGATGGACGAGATCTCCACCACATGAGAAACCTCGGCGACCTCCCCGACGACATGCTCCTTAAGATAATTTCGCTCCTCCCCATCAAGCAAGGCTGCCGCACGCAGATCCTCGCGAGACGCTGGCGTCCCCTTTGGCGCTCTCTTCCTCTCAACATCGACTGCGCTGATATCGTCCATTCTAATGATGGTAAACTCGGTGATGTCTTACAACGCATAATTTCCTCCCACCAAGGCGTCTGCCACCGCTTCTCCATTCGCCCAGAATTGTCCACCGACATGGACAACGATGCTGCCGTCGACGCCTGTCTCCTGTCCTCCACTCTGGATAAACTCAAGGAGCTTGAGTTCTACCGTCGGCGCTGGCACAACTGGCAGCCGATGCCGGTGCCGGCATTAATCTTCCGCTTCTCGCCCACCCTCTGTGTTGCCAAATTCGGACATTTCACACTCACGGACGACGCACTTCAGGGGATTCAATTCCCCCAGCTTAAGAAGCTCGTTCTTCATTATGTCTACCTCTCGGACTTCTCACTCAACAGCATGGTTGCCCGCAGCCCTTCTCTCGAGTTCTTGCTAATTATTCGGTGCACTGGAGCCCGTCGCCTCCGGACCAATTCGTTTACCCTTAGAACCATTGCAGTTGATAATCATTCGCCAGATCCATCCATAGAGGAACTCGTTATCGAGAGTGCCTCTCATCTTCAAACATTAATCCATCTTGAACACAACCATGATTTGCATATAGCCACGCTTTCCGTGCCTAAGTTGGAGACCCTAGGTTGTACCAACTCCATGAGGCTCGTGCTTGGTTCCACAGATATTCGTCATCATCCG GGACCGCGCATTCGTGGCCTTGCAACTGTGGCGTGCAAAATCAAGTGTTTGGTTCTTGGTATGGCTACTCTTAATTTGGACATGGTTATTGAATTGTTGACAACCTTCCCGTGCTTGGAGAAGTTGTACATTCAG TGCCAGAAATCATGGAAAAACAATTTGTGGCGTCGTAAATACCGGGGTCTCATTACCAGcacatgttttgacatccatgtgaaaACAATAGTATTGGATTATTATCGGGGCAGAAAATCTGACATTGATTTTGTTACTTTTTTCGTACTCAATGCTAGAGTGCTAGAAAAGATGAAACTTTTAGTAAAGACGAACGATGATAAGTTCTTGGCAATACATCGTCATAGGCTTCAACTAGAGAACATGGCTTCACATGGTGCACATATTAACTTTCGACTCAAGGCTTCAGATGTGTGTATCAGTAACATTTACAATTTATGTATACAGGAAAATATTTTAAATTTGTAG